Proteins co-encoded in one uncultured Bacteroides sp. genomic window:
- a CDS encoding fumarate hydratase has product MATPPFKYQAPFPMGKDETEYYLLTKDHVSVSEFEGKEILKVDAEGLTAMANAAFRDVAFLLRPEHQKQVAKILSDPEASENDKYVALTFLRNSEVSAKGQLPTCQDTGTAIIVGKKGQQVWTDGCDEEALSKGVYKTYTEENLRYSQNVPLDMYKEINTGCNLPAQIDLYAIQGAEYKFLCIAKGGGSANKTYLYQETKALLNPGKLVPFLVEKMKTLGTAACPPYHIAFCIGGTSAETNLKTVKLASAKYYDNLPTSGNEGGQAFRDIELEKEVLLEAQRMGLGAQFGGKYFAHDIRIVRLPRHGASCPVGMGVSCSADRNIKAKINKDGIWIEKMEDNPGQYIPKELRNAGEGDAVQINLNQPMADILKELDKYPVSTRLSLNGTIIVGRDIAHAKLNERIEAGLGLPQYVKDHPIYYAGPAKTPAGMPSGSFGPTTAGRMDSYVDLFQENGGSMIMIAKGNRSQQVTDACKKHGGFYLGSIGGPAAILAQENIKKVECLEYPELGMEAIWKIEVENFPAFILVDNKGNDFFKQIKPICVGGCK; this is encoded by the coding sequence ATGGCAACACCCCCGTTTAAGTATCAGGCTCCGTTCCCAATGGGAAAAGATGAAACTGAGTATTACTTACTTACTAAAGATCATGTATCAGTAAGTGAATTTGAAGGAAAAGAAATTCTGAAAGTGGATGCAGAAGGATTGACTGCGATGGCTAATGCAGCTTTTCGTGATGTCGCTTTCTTGCTTCGTCCTGAACATCAGAAACAAGTAGCTAAGATCCTTTCTGATCCTGAAGCTAGTGAGAATGATAAATATGTGGCTCTGACTTTTCTTCGGAATTCAGAAGTATCTGCAAAAGGTCAGCTCCCTACTTGCCAGGATACCGGTACTGCAATTATTGTAGGAAAGAAAGGTCAGCAGGTTTGGACTGACGGATGTGATGAAGAAGCTCTTTCAAAAGGTGTTTATAAAACCTATACTGAAGAAAATCTTCGTTATTCTCAGAATGTTCCTTTGGATATGTATAAAGAGATTAATACAGGATGCAACCTTCCTGCTCAGATTGATCTTTATGCAATTCAGGGTGCAGAATATAAATTCCTTTGCATAGCAAAAGGTGGTGGTTCTGCCAATAAAACTTATTTATATCAGGAAACAAAAGCATTGCTAAATCCGGGTAAACTGGTTCCTTTCTTAGTTGAAAAGATGAAAACTCTGGGTACTGCGGCTTGTCCTCCTTATCACATTGCTTTTTGTATTGGCGGTACTTCTGCTGAAACAAACCTGAAAACAGTTAAATTGGCTTCTGCCAAGTATTATGATAACCTGCCAACTTCCGGAAATGAAGGCGGACAGGCATTCCGTGACATTGAACTGGAAAAAGAAGTGCTTCTCGAAGCTCAACGCATGGGCTTAGGTGCTCAGTTTGGCGGTAAATACTTCGCTCACGATATCCGTATTGTTCGTTTGCCTCGTCACGGTGCTTCTTGCCCCGTAGGTATGGGCGTTTCCTGCTCTGCAGACAGAAACATCAAGGCTAAGATTAATAAAGACGGAATCTGGATTGAGAAGATGGAAGATAATCCCGGTCAATATATTCCTAAAGAATTGCGTAATGCAGGCGAAGGCGATGCTGTGCAGATTAACCTGAACCAACCAATGGCTGATATCCTGAAAGAATTGGATAAGTATCCTGTCTCTACACGTTTGTCTTTAAACGGAACAATCATTGTAGGTCGTGACATTGCTCATGCAAAACTAAACGAACGTATCGAAGCGGGTTTAGGCTTGCCTCAGTACGTAAAAGATCATCCTATCTATTACGCTGGACCAGCGAAAACTCCTGCAGGAATGCCTTCTGGTTCTTTCGGACCTACAACAGCCGGACGTATGGACTCTTATGTTGACCTGTTCCAGGAAAATGGTGGAAGCATGATTATGATTGCTAAAGGTAACCGCAGCCAGCAAGTTACTGATGCTTGTAAGAAGCATGGCGGATTCTACTTGGGTAGTATCGGTGGACCAGCTGCTATTCTTGCTCAGGAGAACATTAAAAAGGTAGAATGCCTTGAATATCCTGAACTGGGTATGGAAGCTATCTGGAAGATTGAAGTTGAAAACTTCCCTGCATTTATCCTGGTTGATAATAAGGGTAACGACTTCTTCAAGCAAATCAAACCTATTTGTGTAGGTGGTTGTAAGTAG
- a CDS encoding DUF4954 family protein: MKTFRLLTEDEILRLKSQSCLADDWNNVFVSPDFKTDYVHHTRFSGTVKLGSFDEEFSLAGGIKKHSGLRHVTLHNVTVGDCCCIENIQNYIANYEIGDHTFIENVDIILVEGLSTFGNGVEVAVLNETGGREVMINNKLSAHQAYIQALYRHRPELISRMKQITDNYSDKHASDTGTIGSHVMIVNTGFIKNLRIGDYCHIEGTCRLKNGSINSNADAPVYIGPGVICEDFIISSGSHVDNGAMLSRCFVGQSCQLGHNYSASDSLFFSNCQGENGEACAIFAGPFTVTHHKSTLLIAGMFSFMNAGSGSNQSNHMYKLGPIHQGTMERGAKTTSDSYILWPARVGAFSLVMGRHVNHADTSNLPFSYLIEQRNTTYLVPGVNLRSVGTIRDAQKWPKRDKRKDPNKLDYINYNLLSPYTIQKMFKGRQILKELKRVSGETSEIYSYQSAKIKNSSLNKGITFYEIAINKFLGNSIIKRLEGINFKSCEDIRARMKPEMEIGEGEWVDVSGLITPKSEVDKLLDGIENGGINRLDEMNNSFATMHQNYYTYEWTWAYSMIQEFYGIDPEQITIDDIIHIVNLWKDSVVGLDNMVYADAKKEFSLSSMTGFGADGTRAEKEQDFEQVRGDFESNPFVTAVLKHIDEKTVLGNELINRIGHLA; encoded by the coding sequence ATGAAAACATTCCGTTTACTGACTGAAGATGAGATTCTTCGTTTGAAAAGTCAGTCTTGTTTGGCTGACGATTGGAATAATGTATTTGTATCCCCTGATTTTAAAACTGATTACGTGCATCATACCCGTTTCTCCGGAACGGTAAAACTTGGTTCTTTCGATGAAGAGTTCTCGTTGGCAGGAGGAATAAAGAAACATTCAGGTTTAAGACATGTAACGCTTCACAATGTCACTGTTGGCGATTGTTGCTGCATTGAAAATATTCAGAATTACATTGCCAATTATGAGATAGGTGACCATACGTTTATTGAAAATGTGGATATTATTCTCGTCGAAGGATTAAGCACATTCGGCAATGGGGTAGAAGTTGCGGTACTGAATGAGACAGGCGGTCGTGAAGTGATGATTAACAATAAACTTTCTGCTCATCAGGCTTATATACAGGCTCTTTATCGTCACCGTCCTGAACTGATAAGCCGGATGAAACAGATCACAGATAATTATTCAGATAAACATGCTTCTGATACCGGAACGATTGGCTCTCATGTGATGATTGTTAATACGGGATTCATAAAGAATCTCCGAATTGGTGACTATTGCCATATTGAAGGTACCTGCCGATTGAAAAACGGCAGCATAAATAGTAATGCTGATGCACCTGTTTATATTGGCCCGGGAGTGATTTGTGAGGACTTTATTATTTCTTCCGGTTCGCATGTTGATAATGGAGCTATGTTGTCTCGCTGCTTTGTGGGCCAGTCTTGCCAATTGGGACATAACTATTCGGCTTCTGATTCATTATTCTTTAGTAATTGTCAGGGAGAGAATGGTGAAGCATGTGCCATCTTTGCCGGACCGTTTACGGTTACACATCATAAATCCACGCTTCTGATAGCAGGGATGTTCTCGTTTATGAATGCGGGTTCTGGTTCCAATCAGAGCAATCATATGTATAAACTTGGACCTATTCATCAGGGAACTATGGAAAGAGGCGCGAAAACCACTTCTGATTCCTATATTCTTTGGCCGGCTCGTGTAGGAGCTTTTTCTTTGGTAATGGGACGTCATGTGAATCATGCCGACACCTCCAATCTGCCTTTTTCCTATCTGATAGAACAAAGAAACACCACTTATCTGGTTCCCGGAGTAAATCTTCGAAGTGTGGGAACCATTCGTGACGCTCAGAAATGGCCGAAACGTGATAAACGAAAAGATCCCAATAAGCTCGATTATATCAACTATAACCTGCTTAGTCCGTATACCATTCAGAAAATGTTTAAAGGACGCCAAATTCTGAAGGAACTGAAGCGTGTGTCTGGCGAAACATCTGAGATATACTCGTATCAGAGTGCAAAGATAAAGAACAGCTCGTTGAATAAAGGGATTACCTTTTATGAGATCGCGATAAATAAGTTTCTTGGAAACTCAATTATAAAGAGGCTGGAAGGGATTAACTTTAAGTCGTGTGAGGATATCCGTGCCCGTATGAAACCAGAAATGGAAATAGGTGAGGGAGAATGGGTGGATGTATCCGGACTGATTACTCCCAAAAGTGAAGTGGATAAGTTGCTGGACGGTATTGAAAATGGAGGCATTAACCGCCTGGATGAGATGAATAACAGTTTCGCCACTATGCATCAGAACTATTACACCTATGAATGGACATGGGCATACAGTATGATTCAGGAATTTTATGGAATAGATCCTGAGCAGATCACCATTGATGATATTATTCACATTGTTAATCTGTGGAAAGATTCCGTTGTTGGACTCGACAATATGGTATATGCCGATGCAAAGAAAGAGTTCTCTTTATCATCGATGACCGGTTTCGGAGCAGACGGAACCCGTGCTGAGAAGGAGCAGGACTTTGAACAGGTACGTGGTGACTTTGAAAGTAATCCTTTTGTTACAGCTGTATTGAAGCATATTGATGAGAAAACTGTTTTGGGCAATGAACTTATAAACAGAATTGGTCATTTAGCTTAA
- the hflX gene encoding GTPase HflX yields MKEFVISEVQTEKAVLVALITQTQDERKTNEYLDELAFLAETAGAEVVFRFTQRLDTANSVTFVGKGKLQEIKDYVAENEIGMAIFDDELSAKQIRNIEAELQVKILDRTSLILDIFAMRAQTANAKTQVELAQYKYMLPRLTRLWTHLERQSGSSGGGKGGSVGLRGPGETQLEMDKRIILNRMSLLKEQLRDIDKQKATQRKNRGRMIRVALVGYTNVGKSTIMNLMAKSEVFAENKLFATLDTTVRKVIIENLPFLLSDTVGFIRKLPTDLVESFKSTLDEVREADLLLHVVDISHPGFEEQVEVVNKTLNDIGGGGKPCILIFNKIDAYTYVQKPEDDLTPKTKENITLEELKNTWMAKLNENCLFISAREKENIDELKELLYTRVKELHVQRFPYNDFLFQVYDEDINE; encoded by the coding sequence ATGAAAGAATTTGTTATTTCCGAAGTGCAAACTGAAAAGGCTGTTTTGGTTGCCTTAATCACTCAGACTCAGGATGAGCGTAAGACGAATGAATACCTTGATGAACTGGCTTTCCTTGCTGAAACAGCAGGGGCGGAAGTTGTATTTAGATTTACGCAAAGGCTGGATACTGCAAACTCTGTTACTTTCGTTGGAAAAGGTAAGTTACAGGAAATAAAAGATTATGTTGCTGAAAATGAGATTGGAATGGCCATCTTTGACGATGAACTTTCTGCCAAGCAAATACGTAATATTGAAGCGGAACTGCAAGTGAAGATACTTGACCGTACTTCTTTAATTCTTGATATATTTGCGATGCGCGCGCAAACAGCCAATGCCAAGACACAAGTGGAATTGGCTCAATATAAATATATGTTGCCTCGCTTAACTCGTTTATGGACTCACCTGGAACGCCAAAGTGGTAGCTCAGGTGGTGGAAAAGGTGGCTCTGTGGGTCTTCGCGGACCGGGTGAAACGCAGCTCGAGATGGATAAGCGTATCATCCTTAACCGAATGTCGTTGCTAAAGGAACAATTGAGGGACATAGACAAACAGAAAGCTACTCAGCGTAAGAATCGCGGGCGAATGATTCGTGTGGCATTGGTGGGATACACAAACGTTGGAAAATCTACCATAATGAATCTGATGGCAAAGAGTGAGGTGTTTGCGGAAAATAAGCTCTTCGCTACTTTGGATACTACTGTCCGGAAAGTGATTATTGAGAATCTGCCTTTCCTGCTTTCCGATACTGTAGGGTTTATTCGCAAGCTGCCTACTGATCTTGTAGAATCCTTTAAGTCTACTTTGGATGAAGTAAGGGAAGCAGATCTTTTGTTGCATGTAGTAGATATCTCTCACCCGGGATTTGAAGAACAGGTAGAAGTGGTCAATAAAACGCTCAATGATATTGGTGGAGGTGGCAAACCCTGTATACTTATCTTTAATAAGATCGATGCATATACCTATGTTCAGAAGCCGGAAGACGATCTTACTCCTAAAACAAAAGAGAATATAACACTGGAAGAACTGAAGAATACCTGGATGGCAAAGCTTAATGAAAATTGCCTCTTTATCTCTGCACGCGAGAAAGAAAATATTGATGAGCTAAAAGAGTTGCTCTATACCAGGGTAAAAGAACTGCATGTACAGCGTTTTCCTTATAATGATTTTCTTTTCCAGGTCTATGATGAAGATATAAATGAGTAA
- a CDS encoding SusD/RagB family nutrient-binding outer membrane lipoprotein produces MKKYRNISLSMVLLAFLFSGCTSSFDEVNTDPDNATDAPAANILTYCLQYATTSLFDPWCDMNEPSTYAGQLAKIQYIDEAKYVYRPTVVENKWFYLYRTMNNLRTVETKSVTENAPGMYGIAKVFEMQMMQITTDTWRDVPYTDALNIENGVLLSKYDTQENIYPGMLSELKSAADSLIKANGSKVSSLSSGDAIYKGDVTKWLKYCNSLRLRLAMRISGVDAALAKSTVEEILANPTKYPVIDANADNAFYNWPGSKPYLEPWYADEHTSGRDDHGLSDVLVNTLKSLSDPRLSIYAFPAASDGAYRGFTIGAKAQPDLTTISRIGARFRENASGFTPYFRACETFFDIAEASKLGWNTGYSAQAAYEKAVTLSLQENGVGSADITSYLGGSAKYDGSNNQLYLQEWISLFKQGMEAWSLYRRTGVPATNYVAPASSYTGHNVSPLRYPYPATESSLNGANSAASVSQVKDDFWGKQMWWDTRTGVQ; encoded by the coding sequence ATGAAAAAATATAGAAATATATCTTTATCGATGGTTTTGCTTGCATTCCTATTCTCTGGATGTACAAGTTCGTTTGATGAAGTCAATACAGATCCGGATAATGCAACTGATGCTCCGGCGGCTAATATTCTTACATATTGTTTGCAATATGCCACAACAAGCCTTTTTGATCCATGGTGCGATATGAATGAGCCTAGTACATATGCTGGACAATTGGCTAAAATTCAGTACATAGATGAAGCAAAATACGTCTATCGTCCTACTGTAGTAGAAAATAAATGGTTTTATTTGTACAGAACGATGAATAATCTTCGGACAGTAGAAACGAAATCAGTTACTGAAAATGCACCGGGAATGTATGGTATTGCAAAAGTTTTTGAAATGCAAATGATGCAGATCACAACCGATACATGGAGAGATGTCCCTTATACTGATGCGCTTAACATAGAGAATGGTGTTTTACTTTCAAAGTATGATACTCAGGAAAATATCTATCCTGGAATGCTTTCTGAACTTAAAAGTGCTGCTGATTCATTGATAAAAGCCAATGGTTCTAAAGTTAGTTCTTTATCTAGTGGAGATGCAATTTATAAAGGAGATGTCACTAAATGGCTTAAATATTGCAATTCTTTGCGCTTGCGTCTAGCTATGCGTATTTCAGGTGTAGATGCTGCTTTGGCAAAATCAACAGTTGAGGAAATCTTAGCTAATCCAACAAAGTATCCAGTTATAGATGCCAATGCAGATAATGCATTTTATAACTGGCCTGGTTCAAAGCCATATTTGGAACCATGGTATGCTGATGAACACACCAGTGGACGTGATGATCATGGTTTAAGTGATGTTTTGGTTAATACTCTTAAATCATTAAGTGATCCTCGCCTTTCTATTTATGCTTTTCCTGCTGCATCAGATGGTGCCTATAGAGGATTTACAATCGGTGCTAAGGCTCAACCTGATTTAACAACAATATCACGTATTGGTGCACGATTCAGAGAGAATGCTTCTGGATTTACTCCTTATTTCCGTGCTTGTGAAACGTTCTTTGATATTGCAGAAGCTTCTAAACTTGGTTGGAATACAGGTTATTCTGCTCAAGCTGCTTATGAAAAAGCTGTTACTCTTTCGTTGCAGGAGAACGGTGTAGGGTCGGCTGATATAACTAGCTATCTTGGTGGTTCTGCAAAATATGATGGATCAAATAATCAACTATACTTGCAAGAATGGATTTCTTTATTTAAGCAAGGTATGGAAGCGTGGTCATTATATAGAAGAACAGGCGTTCCTGCAACAAATTATGTTGCTCCTGCAAGTTCATATACAGGACATAATGTTTCACCGCTTAGATATCCTTATCCTGCTACGGAATCATCATTGAATGGTGCTAATTCTGCTGCATCTGTTAGCCAGGTTAAAGATGACTTCTGGGGAAAACAAATGTGGTGGGATACCCGCACAGGCGTTCAGTAG
- a CDS encoding SusC/RagA family TonB-linked outer membrane protein, which translates to MKKKLMLLLACLFVGIGLVTAQNQKVTGTVVSEEDGLPIVGASILVKGTTIGSISDLDGKFVMSNVPGSAKSLIVSYIGMKKAEVAIKPTLKIVLAPDAQVVSEVVVTAMGVSREKKSLGYAVQEVKSEDLTKVGQMNVANSLSGKIAGVQISSTGGAVGASSRIVIRGNSSFGSNEPLIVVDGVPIANDQYSNTMNSDGKGGSVDMGSGLYDINPDDIESVSVLKGGSAALYGMRAGKGVILITTKSGKGKDKGVTVQYDGNFSVDQIYNILPLQNKYGQGYLGDEYQYGIAKAKGYTGTYQDYAVGGYDSGAGFNYNGVNNQMDESWGPRLDIGLKVPQFNSPYKNGAYTVTDWVSHPNNIKDFFQTGYSFNHNVSFATQNEKSSTRASLGYRDQKGTVPNTDQKRYNGQFKTTMEFNKYLSYDLSMDYTRTESKNLPVTGYGPSNPLQSLLQWFGRQVDINDLKAHWQDYDVDGNHYNWNSAYHANPYWTVNKNTNGYERNRLFGKTSLYIKPLSYLKFEGRLGFDYYGTKQNSVVAYSPDYANGYFRLNNQSQSEVNADFVGYFDKTFGNFSVDALAGANYRNLKWESSGLGADELTNPELYTISNVKGSAVNSMDHSWIRSNSVYGQASMGYNGMAYVDVSARQDWSSTIKDSFFYPSVSASWIPTATFKSLQSDALSYLKIRASWAKIGSATEAYRTTAYYTSENNTFNGVSQFHLPTTHPATNLKPESVITKEIGLEAAFFQKRLTLDMAYYSKNTTNQIMNVAISRTTGYNSMLVNAGEIANKGLEIQLGADIIKNKDWNWNVSLNWAKDKSKIVSLYQDPNTGQKLSSYTLGSDWSTYVYAIPGQSWGSIYGKGMVRNDKGEVVIDSNGLPTLQSNMKLGDVAPDWIGGLRSELSYKNLSFGFLLDMRKGGDMFSVSEMFGAYTGILDFTAKGDIRERAIVVGKDVLTNEKCVTADGKANTIGIAAQDFYESYYPNRELSVFDGSFLKLRELHLTYTFPKSMLAKTKCIKAANVSLIGSNLAILWVSSSNKSHIDPESTESNGNSGVGLESNAYPPSRSFGIKLGLTF; encoded by the coding sequence ATGAAAAAAAAATTAATGCTGTTATTAGCTTGCCTTTTTGTAGGGATTGGTTTAGTAACTGCCCAAAATCAGAAAGTAACAGGAACTGTTGTTTCTGAGGAAGATGGGTTGCCTATTGTCGGAGCGTCTATTTTAGTGAAAGGAACAACTATTGGTTCTATCAGTGATTTAGATGGTAAATTTGTTATGTCTAATGTTCCTGGTTCAGCTAAATCTTTAATCGTTTCTTATATAGGAATGAAGAAAGCTGAAGTAGCAATTAAGCCAACCTTAAAAATTGTTCTTGCTCCGGATGCACAAGTTGTTAGTGAAGTTGTTGTAACTGCAATGGGAGTTTCTCGTGAAAAGAAATCTCTTGGTTATGCGGTACAGGAGGTTAAATCTGAGGACTTGACAAAGGTTGGACAAATGAATGTTGCAAATTCATTATCTGGTAAAATTGCAGGTGTGCAAATTTCTTCAACCGGAGGTGCAGTTGGAGCTTCATCACGTATTGTTATACGTGGTAATAGCTCATTTGGTAGTAATGAACCTCTAATCGTAGTTGATGGAGTGCCAATTGCTAACGATCAATATTCTAATACGATGAATAGTGATGGTAAAGGTGGATCGGTTGATATGGGTTCCGGACTTTATGATATAAATCCTGATGATATTGAATCTGTTTCTGTTTTAAAAGGTGGCTCTGCTGCTCTTTACGGTATGCGTGCCGGTAAAGGTGTAATCCTTATAACAACTAAAAGTGGTAAAGGAAAAGATAAAGGAGTAACAGTTCAATATGATGGTAATTTTAGTGTTGATCAAATCTATAATATTCTTCCACTACAAAATAAGTATGGACAAGGATATTTAGGTGATGAATATCAATATGGTATTGCCAAAGCAAAAGGTTATACAGGTACTTATCAGGATTATGCTGTAGGAGGTTATGATTCTGGTGCTGGATTTAATTATAATGGTGTAAATAACCAGATGGACGAAAGCTGGGGCCCTCGTTTAGATATCGGACTAAAAGTTCCTCAGTTTAATTCTCCTTATAAAAATGGTGCATATACTGTTACTGATTGGGTTTCACATCCAAATAATATTAAGGACTTTTTTCAGACTGGTTATTCTTTTAATCATAATGTCTCTTTTGCAACGCAAAATGAGAAATCTTCTACAAGAGCATCTTTGGGATACCGCGATCAAAAAGGTACAGTTCCAAATACGGACCAAAAAAGATACAATGGGCAGTTTAAGACAACGATGGAGTTTAATAAATATTTAAGCTATGATTTGTCTATGGATTATACTCGTACAGAGAGTAAGAATTTACCTGTAACAGGCTATGGACCAAGTAACCCACTTCAGTCTCTGCTTCAGTGGTTTGGACGTCAGGTAGATATTAATGATCTTAAAGCTCATTGGCAAGATTATGATGTTGATGGAAATCATTACAATTGGAATTCAGCCTATCATGCAAATCCATATTGGACTGTAAACAAGAATACGAATGGTTATGAACGTAATCGTTTATTTGGAAAAACATCATTATACATTAAGCCTTTAAGCTACCTGAAATTTGAAGGTAGATTAGGTTTTGATTATTATGGGACAAAACAAAATTCTGTAGTTGCTTATAGTCCTGATTATGCTAATGGATATTTTAGATTAAATAACCAAAGTCAGTCTGAAGTAAATGCTGATTTCGTTGGTTATTTCGATAAAACATTTGGCAATTTTTCAGTAGATGCTTTGGCTGGAGCTAATTACCGAAATTTAAAATGGGAGTCTTCAGGTTTGGGCGCTGATGAGTTAACAAATCCCGAATTGTACACTATATCTAATGTGAAGGGTAGTGCTGTTAATTCAATGGATCATTCCTGGATTCGTTCAAATAGTGTTTATGGACAGGCTTCTATGGGATATAATGGAATGGCTTATGTGGATGTTAGTGCTCGTCAAGATTGGAGCTCAACAATCAAAGATTCATTCTTTTACCCATCAGTTAGTGCGAGCTGGATTCCTACTGCAACATTTAAGTCATTGCAGTCTGATGCATTGAGTTATTTGAAAATACGTGCAAGCTGGGCTAAGATTGGTTCTGCAACGGAAGCGTATCGTACTACTGCATACTATACATCTGAAAATAATACGTTTAACGGAGTTTCGCAGTTCCATCTTCCTACAACCCATCCTGCAACAAATCTGAAGCCGGAAAGTGTTATAACTAAGGAAATTGGTCTTGAGGCTGCTTTTTTTCAGAAACGTTTAACTCTTGATATGGCATATTATTCAAAGAATACAACTAACCAGATTATGAATGTAGCTATTTCTAGAACAACTGGTTATAATTCAATGTTGGTTAATGCCGGTGAAATTGCTAACAAAGGTTTAGAAATTCAGTTAGGTGCAGATATTATTAAGAATAAAGACTGGAATTGGAATGTATCACTAAACTGGGCAAAGGATAAGAGTAAAATCGTAAGTTTATACCAGGATCCAAATACTGGTCAGAAGTTGTCTTCTTATACTTTGGGATCAGACTGGAGTACTTATGTTTATGCTATCCCAGGACAAAGCTGGGGAAGTATCTATGGAAAAGGAATGGTTAGGAACGATAAAGGTGAAGTTGTAATTGACTCAAATGGACTTCCTACACTGCAGTCAAATATGAAATTAGGAGATGTTGCTCCAGATTGGATTGGAGGGTTACGCAGTGAGCTATCTTATAAGAATCTGAGCTTTGGTTTCTTGCTTGATATGCGCAAAGGTGGTGACATGTTCAGTGTTTCAGAAATGTTTGGAGCTTACACAGGTATATTGGACTTTACAGCAAAGGGTGATATTCGAGAAAGAGCTATTGTAGTAGGTAAAGATGTATTGACAAATGAGAAATGCGTTACAGCTGATGGAAAAGCCAATACAATTGGCATCGCAGCTCAGGATTTCTATGAATCATACTATCCTAATCGTGAATTAAGTGTATTTGACGGTTCATTCTTGAAATTGCGTGAATTGCATCTAACATATACATTTCCAAAATCTATGTTAGCAAAGACTAAATGCATTAAAGCCGCTAATGTATCTCTTATTGGAAGTAACCTTGCTATTTTGTGGGTTTCTTCTTCAAATAAATCACACATTGACCCGGAATCAACTGAATCGAACGGTAACTCAGGTGTAGGACTTGAATCTAACGCTTATCCACCTTCTCGTAGCTTTGGTATAAAACTAGGTCTAACATTTTAA